The Candidatus Fusobacterium pullicola genome contains the following window.
CCTCATCATTGAATAAAACAAACTCGCCTTTGTTTAATTTACATTCCACTCTGATTAAATATAAAGTTAATATGATAAAATTTTCTATAAAAGGAGGGGTAAGCTATTTACATTCCACTCTGATTAAATATAAAGTAGTTCAACATGATATTCCCATTTGAATAATTTTTTTGATTTACATTCCACTCTGATTAAATATAAAGGCTTTTTCAACCAGGTTATCTCCATAGGATGCTACTAATTTACATTCCACTCTGATTAAATATAAAGAACACCTGACAATGATATGCTCATACTAGACTGTTACCAATTTACATTCCACTCTGATTAAATATAAAGTTCTGATTTTAAATTTTCCATTTTTTCTAATATTTCTTCATTTACATTCCACTCTGATTAAATATAAAGCTTGAATCACAACCATTTGGACATTTTTGTCCTACATTTACATTCCACTCTGATTAAATATAAAGTTTAAATGATATTTGCGAGGCTGGAGCCGCGATGTACATTTACATTCCACTCTGATTAAATATAAAGTTCTCAACATACTCTTTTCCACAATATTTACAAACATTTACATTCCACTCTGATTAAATATAAAGTAACAGATAGATTATATTTTAAAGCAAGTAAAGGTCAAATTTACATTCCACTCTGATTAAATATAAAGCATTAGCACTTACTTCTCCTGATTTTAATGCTACATATATTTACATTCCACTCTGATTAAATATAAAGATAGAAGGTCGTTTCTTACTCGGTACTTCAGGTACATTTACATTCCACTCTGATTAAATATAAAGGTAAATATTTTGAGTATGAATCAGATCCATCTAACATATTTACATTCCACTCTGATTAAATATAAAGCCTTTTTGAAAGGTCATATAATTTTTTATTAATTGATTTACATTCCACTCTGATTAAATATAAAGACGTTATCTATCTACTCCTTATTTTATCTTACATTATCTTATCATTTTTGTCTACCTCAAAATATAATAAAAAAATTTACCAATAATTACTCAAAATTTTTAGTTTTTTTCTTCAAAGTCTCTAGTTTTCTACATTGTCGTTCTCCTACTATTTTTACACTATTAATGGTCGACAAATTTTTTAAAGAAAATTAGAAGTTTTATCATCTATCATTCCCCAAAACTCTTTATTTAACCATTTACTATCTCTACTTTTAAATAATATTACAGAATCCTTATCTTTTCTTATCCATTTATACAATTCAAATTGTAACTTATTTAGAGAACTTATATTTATTTCCCCTTCAAATGTTGAGTTCTGAATATGACTAAGATATTTTTTACAAATCTTAAAAACATTTCTTAAAACTTTTGCTCCTGTTTCATCTAATTTAATATCATATACTAAAATTATATACATAATTACCACCACATTTTAAATCCTTCATATTTTTTATCACCCAAAATATGTTTTATTATTTTATAACATTCTAAACGAATTAAATATTGATAACTTACTTCCCTATTTAATTCTTTATGAGTTATTACACTTTTTAATTTTTTCTCATACTCCTCTAGAACTTTTTTCCTTCCCTTATCCTTTAGATAATAATAATTTGAATCTTTTTCAAAATCTTCCTCTGTAATAATGTTTTTATTTAACAAAGAAAAAATCAATCTATCTACCACTAATGGTTTAAAAATTTCTGAAATATCTAAGCAAAGAGAAAATCTTCTATCTCCAGCACTATGCAAATAGCTTATTGTTGGATTTAATTGAGTTTTATAGATTTCAGATAAACATGTGGTGTACATTAAAGAGTTAATAAAAGAAATTAGTGTATTTATCATATTATCTGGAGGACGTTTTACTCTTTTTTCAAATTCTATCTCTTGATTTACCAAAATATTCCAAGCAGAATAATATATTTTTCTAATATTTCCCTCTACTCCCATTAATTCATTTATATTTTGAGCTTTTTCAATCTCATTTTGTAAAGATTTTATAAGCTCCATTTGATTTTTTACATCTTTTCCTCTACCATTGTAATATCTTAAATTTCTAAAAATATTATCACTAGCACTTTTTATAATCTCTTTTGCAATTTCTAATCTTTTTTCTATATTTTGATAAAATTCTACTTGTTTAATTAAAACATTTCCAGAAACATTAATTTCTTTGGGATAAAAACTGCCAGTATAGAATCCATAATAATTGAAAAAATGAATAGCTACTTTATTTTGTCCTAAATAATTCAAACACTTAGTATTTAAATCTACTTCACCAAAAAGATAGATATTATCTGCCATCTCTATTTTTAAAAATCTATCATTAAAACAAATATTATTATCCTTTCTTTTTAGCTCTCCATTTGAAAAAATATAGTAATTTTCCATACAATCCCCCTAAATATAGCAATATTCATAATATGCACATTTTTTACATAACTTTATTTTTTCTACTTTTGGTGGTTCTTTTAACTTTAATATCTCATCTATCTCTTTAAGTATTTTTTCTATTTTCTTTTCATCATCTTTTGAAAGATTTACTATCTCCCTTTTTTTTAATTTAGGATAATCTAAAATGCCACTCTCTATATTTATTCCTCTTTTTCTCAAAAAGTATATATAATATTTTAATTGCCAAATTCCTGCTTCTTCTACACTTTTTTGTTTTTTTACCTCATGAAGTATTTTCCATTCTTTTATAAAATCTATATTTACTGTTTCATCTATCAATACATGTTTTAATTCTCTAGAATAACTATTTTCATCTATTAGCTTTCCTATTTTTACATCTTCATTCTCATTCTCCAATTGAATTCCGTTTGAAAATAGCCAAAGTTTTCTCTTGCACACAAAATAATAATAAAACATAGTTCCAGATATATTTTTTTCCATAATAGCCCCCCACTACTTAGAAACATCTATCTAAGAATACTGTCTCTTCTTCTATTTTAATCTTTTGATATCCTCTTTCTAAACTATAATTACATTCCAATATATAAATTCTTTCATAATTTCCTAACTCTAACATTTTACTTCTAACCAAAGCTTTCTTATCGATTTCATATCCAGAAACACTCATAGTAAATTCTTTTAATCTTATTTTTGCTAAAATTTTCTCTTTTTTTAATTTTTTTCTACTTTCTTTATCCAAATTTGGAGTATATTCCAAATTGATTATTTCTTCCAATTTCTCTATTTCACTTCTGTTTTCTTCATATATACTCTCAGGAATAACTTCATAGTTAGTAATATCTCTAAACATCTCTCTTACATCTTTTTTTTCATACTCATAAGCTATTATTTTATCTAAATACTCTAAAACACGTTTTACTTGTCCATAGTATTCTGTTTTTTCTAATTTTTCTGTAGTATATAGCTCTGCTATAGCTAACATCTTCATCTTTTCATCTAAACTTCCTTGAAGTTTTTCTTTCAAATAATCCCTTGATAAAGAATATATCTCTTTATCAATTACACTACCTACTCCTGTATTTTTCTGCTTATCATTACCTATAAACACATAGCAATTTGTTATTTCATCTTGTAATGGACGATTTCTATAGCATCTTCCCATTCTTTGGAATAAACCATTTAAATCTGATAATTCCGTAAATAAAATATCAAAATCTATATCTAAAGAGGCTTCTACAACTTGAGTAGCTACCCATATTCCATAATCTTTATTCTCTTTAGATCCTAACTCTAGAATTCTTTTTTCTTTTAATTTTCTATCTTTTTTTATAAATTTACTATGAAAAAGATGTATCCTTTCTTTATCATCTATTTTTTCTAATAGTTCTTCAAAAACTTTTTGAGCTTCTCTTACAGTATTGCAAATTATTAAAACTTTATTTTTTTGATATCTCTCTATAATAAAATCACTATTTATTTCTTCCTCTAAAACTTCTACTTTATGTCTTAAAGATAAATCTTTTTTTGTAAATTCTGGTGAAATTTTAAATTCTATTCCCTCTTTTCTTAAAAACTCCTCTATAAATTTAGGAAATGTAGCAGTAATTATGGAAAACTTTCCTCCCATTTTAGTTATATCTTTTAATCCTTTTATTACATAAGCCAGTAACTCTGGAGAATACATCTGTATCTCATCTAATACTATTTTCGAGTATGAAAGTGTTGCTAATTTAGGTTCAAATCCTTTATATCTGTATACAAAATCAAATATTTGATCTAAAGTGCAAATAGTTAATGGAAGTGATAATTGTCTTGTACTTTCATAATATATATCAAAAATATCACTTTCTGAAATATTTTCTATATATATATCTTTTGTATCTGAATGAAGTAATCCTACTTTATCCTCTATGTTCTCTTTCACTATTCCATCTCTTACTCTATAATAGATAGAATTAATTGCTGTTTTTAGTGGTAGAATGAAGAATCCTTTCGTATCTCCTATCCATAAAAGTCCAGCCTCTGTTTTTCCCATTCCTGTTTGAGCAATAGCAATTATATTTTCATCTCTATTCTTAATCATATATTTTTGTAACTCATTCCAGCTACTATTTGGATTTATATTTTTCCATTTATTCAACATTTCATCTAGAGATCTAATTAAAAAATTATTTTCTTTTTCAACTTCAATCTCTTCTCCAGCACTTGCTGCATAATCTATTCTATTGAGTAATCCTTTTATCAAAATATATTTTTCATATATTTCAGAATCTTTATTTGGCATAATTCTATTACCTGAAGTAAAATATTCATCATCTATATTTTTCACTTTATTGATATTGATTTTATCATATTCAAAACCTTCTAGTTGTCTTTGTAAACTTTCTAAATTCTTTGTAATTATTTCCTTATAATCTTTTGGGATCTCTCTTTCATGATGATATGCTATTGCATTCACCAAAATTTTTATTAAATTTACAGTTTTTTTCTCAATAATTTCTTCATTCTTTTCTTCAGTTGAAAATCTATCAGCTACTTCGTCATAAAGATCATCTGTATCTAAAAAACATAAACTAAAAACTCCATGAGGTAGAGATTGTTTGACTCTATTTCCATTTATCATTTTTTGAAACTCTTCATTTATTTTTCCCATATCATGATATATACATACTAATTTTAACATATATAGAATATCCCAATTTATAAATAAATTGGGATACAAATTCTTTAATATATTCAAATTTTTTAATAATTTATCAGTATGAGCTTGTAGTGTTTCTTTTGGATTAGATTTTGCAAAATACACTTTTTTACTCATTTACTTTCTCCTTTTATTAAGCTAAAAAAACTGGTATTCTCTCTTCATCAAAAACAACTTCTTTTCTCCTTGATAAAGAGATATTTGAAGTATAACGAACTTTTATTTTTTGCCATTTTCTAAATATTTTTGGAGATTTAGTAGTTCCTACATTTACCAAATTATAATTTTTATTAAGATTATACATAGTTCCTTTAAACTCAATCTCTGATATTTCTCCTCCAATTATTGCCTTATTACTCTCTAAAAACTCTACAGGAATATATGCTTTATAATCTTGAAATATCTTTAAATTCTCCTCTTTATATCTTTCACACTTTATCTCTACTACCTTCAATTCTTCAATTACAATCAAATCTTCTCTTCTTCCTAACGATAGATACTCCCTCGGATATAATAATGAATTATATATATCATCTATTAAACTTTGATCTTCTGGTACTATATGTAATAAAAGTTCAACTTCTGATAGTAATTCAACATTAGAAACACTTCTTGAAATTCCATAATCTCCAACTTTTAACTGGTGACGATCCGCCTCAAAAGGAGCTCCATTCTTAAATTCATACCTTGTAGCAAAATCATTTGTTTTAGAATGATATTTTCCTTGAACACTTACTTTCATAGGTTTATATTCTGTATACCCACATGCATTATGAACCATACCAATCACTGTTGAATATGGAGGAAGTGGATAAGTCTCTTTTATCTGAAAACTTGTAGGATATTTATAATTAGGAAGATTTTGTCTAATCTTCATCCTAATTGCTTTCATAGTACTCTCTTACCTTTGTTTTTATTCTATTGAAAAATTGAGGAATAGTTTCAGAGTGTAATATATCTTTTATCTCTTGAGTATTATCAAATTTTCCATCAATAACTCCACTAATAGTATCAGCTCTCATATTATCGAAAATTCCAGAGTCTATATCTTGAACTAAAATTTTATTATTTTCTATTTTTACTAGATTTTCAAATATTGGATTCTTTATATCATAAACTCCACCTATTACAAATAGTGGGCTTAAGTTCTCTCTTCTTCCTCTTATATCTCTATATAGGAATGCTACTGTATCTAATAATTTTTCTACTCTTCTTATTTTCTCCTCTTTTGATAATTCTATATCATAATTTTTATCTATTCCTATTTGATCTAAATCAATAGCTATTGTATAAACATAATAAGATTTATGGATCTCTGCTTGAGCTATATTCATATCTCTTTCTAATCTATCAGCTAATCCTTTATTAGTTAAAAAATCTAAATCTCCCTTAAAGCTCTCAGTTGATACAGCATTTGATAATCTTACTACTGCTGAACGTTTTCTTCCATTTGTTTTCTTTTCTGTTTTTAAATAACCAAAAAAATCTATCTCAGGGTAATCTTTAATTGTTGAATCTGCTGAAAATTGAACGACAGTTTTGTCTCCTGAACCTGAAGATTCCACTTGTGCTAGGGGTTCTCCTAGTTGTTCAACAATATTGTATCTTACCGCTTGTCTTGAAATATACGTATATTGATCTCCGTTTCCTCTAGTAAGCTTTTTTAAAGTTGAAACATTTCCAATTCCTTCTCCATAGTTTGCACTCTCTGCCTCAAATACGATTGTCATTGTTAATCCTTTGATTTTCATATTCTAATTTTCCTCCCCATTTATTTTCTCAGAATCTTTATTTTCATTTGAATTATAGTCTTTTCCTAGTAATCCAGCTACAAAAGCATATCCTATAGTTCTATGAAGCTCATTATCTCTTAATATCTCAGTAATTATACTTGGTACTTGCTCTTTACAATACATGTAACTATTTATAATAGTATCCATTGTCATACCTGTATTATTTGTTTTTATTCCATTTAAAATTCTATAAGCTATTCCTGATATTTTATGCTCAGCATCTTTTCCCACATATTTTTTTCTAAGCTCTCTTCCAGCTACTCTTCCTCTTATAATTATATCCTTCTCTTTATCTTCCATATATCCTGCCCCCTTCAACATTTCAAAATTTATCTTCAGCATTGATATTATTCCACTTACTGTTACATAATTTTTATCTTTTTTAGAGTTTTTAGAATATAAAACTCTGTGAATTAAAGAAAAAAGATTTTCATTATTCAATATCCTCTTCATTACTTCATCTATCAATATATACATTTCCCCATTTTCTTTAAAACTTTCATCTAACAGAAAATCAAAATCATCTTTACTATTTTGTATCGATCTTATTACATTTTTAGATAAAATATTAAAATGATATTTTTCTTTATCATATCTTACGAGTTGTATATCTTCTAATTCATATCTAATATCTTCTTTTAATTCCTTTGCTAAGACTTTATACATTCCAGATATTTTATTCTCTTTATAAATATCACTCTTTACTTTTGTATTTATATTTATTAAATTTTTCATATTTACATTAGCATTAACAAAGAAACCAGATCCATAAACATATGAAAATCCAACTGGAATACAACTATACACTAATCTACATATTGGACACATAGCCGTATCATTCTGAAAATTCCATACATGTGATGGTTTTCTAGCTACATCAAATCCTGTATTTACTAAAAAACCAAAATCATTATCTAAATTTTTAATTTTATTATCACAATTAAAACAATTATACTTATACTTGCTTTTATCTTCCTGTAGATAATTTTCTACAGGCATTACAAAATAATTTTTATAATCTTTGTAAATATCTTTTTCCTTTGGTATTCTATATAAAAAACAGACTCCACTCCATCCATTTTTTATAATTGAATATATAATATTTTTTCCAGCTATATATTTTTTAGCTTGCTCTAGTTCAAAATATTCTATAATTTTTTTTATATTATACAAATTACTTAAAACTTCTTCTTTTTTATCAAGTATTGTTTCATTTTTCTTTAAGTTAATAGTTTTTAGCTCTCCCTCTATTTCTAAAGGATTTATATCTGCTGAAATAAATTCATAAGCTGAAACTATACTCTTCGATTTTAAATAATATTTTAGGATGCCTTTTATATAAGCATTCATATCCTCAAGTATATTCTCATCTATAACTTTTTCAAAAGTTTCTAACTCCAGATCAAGTAGCAATTTTTCTACTTTATCTTTATAATTAATAACTCTATACCACGGGAGTGCCTTTTGATATGTATCTATTAAATAAGAAAAGTATTTCTCCTCAAATCTTTCTAACTCTTTAGAGTCAAAAATTATTGAATTCTCTTCTATTTTCACACTATTTTCATTAGAAAATTTTAAAATTTCATAAAGTCCAACAATTCCAGCATTGTACTGCCAATTACCAAGTTCTACTTTTATCTCCATCTAACCACCTAACTCATTAGTTCTAACATTCCATATCCACTTGACTTCCTACTTCCAATTCCTGATTTATAAAAATAATCTAGCAACTCTCTATTTCCTTTTAAAGCTATTAATCCTTTTGTAGTATTAAACTTTATATCATAAAAATTTACAATAACATTTTTTACATCTAGTGGTATTATCTCCAAACTTTCTAATATATCTTTAGAAAATTTCTCTCTTAAACTATAACATAGGTTATTTTTCAATACTTCTATTCCCTTTTCATCTAAAAAATGGTACCAATCTTTTTTACCTTCTCGCTTTTCTCTTATCACCAATGGAGAAAGTAATTTAAAAGCTCCAGCAGTACCATTTATCTCTTTTTCTTT
Protein-coding sequences here:
- the cas3 gene encoding CRISPR-associated helicase Cas3', which gives rise to MSKKVYFAKSNPKETLQAHTDKLLKNLNILKNLYPNLFINWDILYMLKLVCIYHDMGKINEEFQKMINGNRVKQSLPHGVFSLCFLDTDDLYDEVADRFSTEEKNEEIIEKKTVNLIKILVNAIAYHHEREIPKDYKEIITKNLESLQRQLEGFEYDKININKVKNIDDEYFTSGNRIMPNKDSEIYEKYILIKGLLNRIDYAASAGEEIEVEKENNFLIRSLDEMLNKWKNINPNSSWNELQKYMIKNRDENIIAIAQTGMGKTEAGLLWIGDTKGFFILPLKTAINSIYYRVRDGIVKENIEDKVGLLHSDTKDIYIENISESDIFDIYYESTRQLSLPLTICTLDQIFDFVYRYKGFEPKLATLSYSKIVLDEIQMYSPELLAYVIKGLKDITKMGGKFSIITATFPKFIEEFLRKEGIEFKISPEFTKKDLSLRHKVEVLEEEINSDFIIERYQKNKVLIICNTVREAQKVFEELLEKIDDKERIHLFHSKFIKKDRKLKEKRILELGSKENKDYGIWVATQVVEASLDIDFDILFTELSDLNGLFQRMGRCYRNRPLQDEITNCYVFIGNDKQKNTGVGSVIDKEIYSLSRDYLKEKLQGSLDEKMKMLAIAELYTTEKLEKTEYYGQVKRVLEYLDKIIAYEYEKKDVREMFRDITNYEVIPESIYEENRSEIEKLEEIINLEYTPNLDKESRKKLKKEKILAKIRLKEFTMSVSGYEIDKKALVRSKMLELGNYERIYILECNYSLERGYQKIKIEEETVFLDRCF
- the cas1b gene encoding type I-B CRISPR-associated endonuclease Cas1b, translated to MENYYIFSNGELKRKDNNICFNDRFLKIEMADNIYLFGEVDLNTKCLNYLGQNKVAIHFFNYYGFYTGSFYPKEINVSGNVLIKQVEFYQNIEKRLEIAKEIIKSASDNIFRNLRYYNGRGKDVKNQMELIKSLQNEIEKAQNINELMGVEGNIRKIYYSAWNILVNQEIEFEKRVKRPPDNMINTLISFINSLMYTTCLSEIYKTQLNPTISYLHSAGDRRFSLCLDISEIFKPLVVDRLIFSLLNKNIITEEDFEKDSNYYYLKDKGRKKVLEEYEKKLKSVITHKELNREVSYQYLIRLECYKIIKHILGDKKYEGFKMWW
- the cas8a1 gene encoding type I-B CRISPR-associated protein Cas8b1/Cst1, with the translated sequence MEIKVELGNWQYNAGIVGLYEILKFSNENSVKIEENSIIFDSKELERFEEKYFSYLIDTYQKALPWYRVINYKDKVEKLLLDLELETFEKVIDENILEDMNAYIKGILKYYLKSKSIVSAYEFISADINPLEIEGELKTINLKKNETILDKKEEVLSNLYNIKKIIEYFELEQAKKYIAGKNIIYSIIKNGWSGVCFLYRIPKEKDIYKDYKNYFVMPVENYLQEDKSKYKYNCFNCDNKIKNLDNDFGFLVNTGFDVARKPSHVWNFQNDTAMCPICRLVYSCIPVGFSYVYGSGFFVNANVNMKNLININTKVKSDIYKENKISGMYKVLAKELKEDIRYELEDIQLVRYDKEKYHFNILSKNVIRSIQNSKDDFDFLLDESFKENGEMYILIDEVMKRILNNENLFSLIHRVLYSKNSKKDKNYVTVSGIISMLKINFEMLKGAGYMEDKEKDIIIRGRVAGRELRKKYVGKDAEHKISGIAYRILNGIKTNNTGMTMDTIINSYMYCKEQVPSIITEILRDNELHRTIGYAFVAGLLGKDYNSNENKDSEKINGEEN
- the cas2 gene encoding CRISPR-associated endonuclease Cas2; this encodes MYIILVYDIKLDETGAKVLRNVFKICKKYLSHIQNSTFEGEINISSLNKLQFELYKWIRKDKDSVILFKSRDSKWLNKEFWGMIDDKTSNFL
- the cas5b gene encoding type I-B CRISPR-associated protein Cas5b, translating into MKAIRMKIRQNLPNYKYPTSFQIKETYPLPPYSTVIGMVHNACGYTEYKPMKVSVQGKYHSKTNDFATRYEFKNGAPFEADRHQLKVGDYGISRSVSNVELLSEVELLLHIVPEDQSLIDDIYNSLLYPREYLSLGRREDLIVIEELKVVEIKCERYKEENLKIFQDYKAYIPVEFLESNKAIIGGEISEIEFKGTMYNLNKNYNLVNVGTTKSPKIFRKWQKIKVRYTSNISLSRRKEVVFDEERIPVFLA
- the cas7i gene encoding type I-B CRISPR-associated protein Cas7/Cst2/DevR, which gives rise to MKIKGLTMTIVFEAESANYGEGIGNVSTLKKLTRGNGDQYTYISRQAVRYNIVEQLGEPLAQVESSGSGDKTVVQFSADSTIKDYPEIDFFGYLKTEKKTNGRKRSAVVRLSNAVSTESFKGDLDFLTNKGLADRLERDMNIAQAEIHKSYYVYTIAIDLDQIGIDKNYDIELSKEEKIRRVEKLLDTVAFLYRDIRGRRENLSPLFVIGGVYDIKNPIFENLVKIENNKILVQDIDSGIFDNMRADTISGVIDGKFDNTQEIKDILHSETIPQFFNRIKTKVREYYESN
- the cas6 gene encoding CRISPR-associated endoribonuclease Cas6: MRFSIECILEKDEISTSYNRKILSFFKKALEAYNKDIKKFFYDEPMEKEMTFSCYFFIEKIENNKIKLRENNFKIFITFNSIIDGIHFYNAFLEARENKIEFNIGDNNSFKIKNITKIKEKEINGTAGAFKLLSPLVIREKREGKKDWYHFLDEKGIEVLKNNLCYSLREKFSKDILESLEIIPLDVKNVIVNFYDIKFNTTKGLIALKGNRELLDYFYKSGIGSRKSSGYGMLELMS
- the cas4 gene encoding CRISPR-associated protein Cas4, with the protein product MEKNISGTMFYYYFVCKRKLWLFSNGIQLENENEDVKIGKLIDENSYSRELKHVLIDETVNIDFIKEWKILHEVKKQKSVEEAGIWQLKYYIYFLRKRGINIESGILDYPKLKKREIVNLSKDDEKKIEKILKEIDEILKLKEPPKVEKIKLCKKCAYYEYCYI